The Halomonas sp. THAF5a genome segment CGGCAGATAGCGGCTTGACCAGCGTTCACCTGCTGCTCCCTTGTCTATCAACATCTCAATTTTCTCCTTCGAGAAGCCGACCCTCGCCAGAATCGCTCGAGTGTGAGTGCCGGGCTTGGGCGCGGGAGCGGGCAAGGTGATCTTGGCACGCTCTGGGCGCACTGCATTCGGGGCAACCAGGTCGACCCATCGGCCCATCGGGTGTTGATCGTGTCGAATGGCTCGATATGTTGCCTGGGTAAGGTCGATACTATCGACGCTTTCGTGCTGGAGACTGGCTTCCCGGTTGATGGCCAGCGAGCTTAGTGGCACAACAGCTGTCGGTCCTTCGTTCAATTGCCCCGACCAGTGGGCGATGGTCTTACCGGCAAGCCGTTCGGCCAACGCAGTAGCTAGCTCCTCGTCGGGTAGCGTGGACAAGTCGGCCAGTTCCGGTGAACGCGCCAATGCGGCACCGCGTTCGAGCGGTGCTGCCAAGAACATCCAGCCATCAGACGCGCGATAGCAATGGTAGTAGGGCCCCCAGCCGCGAACGTCGCGACCTGAAGGCTCATTGAATGGGAGGCGCCCCTCGTAGTCGTACATGAACTGAGCCTGAATCATGGCGCCGCAAGCGGCCAGCGCTGATCTTGCCACGCCCCCCTTGCCGGTCACTCTCTTGCGTTCCAGCGCGGCGCCTAGAGCAACGCATGCCGTAAACCCGGTGAGCGCGTCGATGGTACCGAAATGGGCGTGTTCCTCGGGAGTGTCCGGCCCCCCTCCGAAACGAACCATGACACCCGTCGAGGCCTGTGCCAGATCATCGTAGCCGAGGTGATCGGATTTAGGCCCTTTTTGGGGGCCGCCCCAGGCATCGAGCTGAACCAGGATGGCTTCCGGATTCAAGGTTTCCAGTCTACCTCGCGAGAGTCCGAGCTTGTCGCGTTGCTGATCGGTACCGTTCATGGTCACTACGTCGGCGTCGGCGATCAGCCGTTCGAGTACTTCACGGCCCTCGGGAGTTCCCAGATCCAAGAGGGCGCTCTCCTTGCCACGGTGGGCCTGGAGGCCGAAGACGACGGCGTTCCAAGGGTCAACGGAAGGGCTGACCGGCTGAATGGATGTCACGTCCGCGCCAAAGCGCGCCAGTGTCGCACCGATGGTAGGTCCGGCAATGACGTTGCTCAGGTCGAGCACCTTGAGCCCGTCGAGCCAGCCGCCACTGCCCGTGGGGGCGGATGTCGCCCGCACCGGCTCAGCCAAGAGTTGCTCCAGGTCTGGACGTAGCTCATCGATCGTCGGGCCGGGCGGGGTGTTCAACACACCGGCGTCATCCTCGAGCCAGGCCAGCTTGCCCATCTGCCGCATCTCGCCGTGGCGCGGGTCGTTGACGGTCTGAACCAGCTCCGAGGCCAGGGCGTGCGGGTCCGATAACCATTCCTGGCTGCTGCGTTGCGCGGTGGCAGGTGCCTTGGCGTCACCAAATAGGGTTTCCCATTCCCATGAAGGCCGTGTCAGGAAGGCCTCCTGCATTGCTTGAGTGACACGTGCGCGATCTCTATCTCCCACGGGATAATTGCGCAGCGCCCACTCATCAGGCCAGTCCGCCTCATCCTGCCAGGCATCAAAATCCGGCAAGGTGTCAGCCAGTTCGTCGAGCCCCAGTACATGCAGGACTCGGCGCGGATGCGTGACGATGGAGCAGGCAACGACATAGAACCCGCGCCCATCCGCACACCGGTAGGTGCGATAGAAAGGGTCGAGGAACGTGTCGAGCTCCTCATAGCTCAGGTTCAGTGGCAAGCCAGCAGCCCGGCGACGATTCAACTCCGTCTCCCTAGGGCATTGGTAACGTGTTGGATAGTCCTCGATTTGCTCGCTGTTATAGGCCAGCCCCTCGAACAGCGCCGATGCCAAGGGCACCTCGATGTGTTCTCCTCCGTTGCGGTCCCTTGCTCCCAGTGCAAATAGGACGGATAGGGCACCGAAGGCGGCGCCATACGCTGACGCGAGGCCCAGGGGGGTGAACGACGGATTGATACCCATGAGCTGACGGTTCAGTCCCATGTCGGTGAACTGTCCGGTGCGCGCCGCAATGACGGCTTCCCAAGCGGCAACGCGTGCCAGCTCGGTATCGGTCGACGCGAAGCCGGGCAACGACAGCGAGATCAGGCTTGGATTGACGGCTCTCAAGGCCTCTGGACCAAGGCCAAGGCGATCCATGACGCCGGGGCGGAAGTTCTCGATCACGACGTCCGAGCGGGCGGCCAGATCGAGAGCGGTTTGCTTACCGGCATCGGTCTTGAGGTCCAGTACCAGAGAACGCTTGCCCCGCGACAGCATGTCGAAGGCGGGGTCTCGCCACCGGGGGCCGTCCGGCGGGTCGATACGGATGACCTCTGCCCCCAGGTCGGCCAGCATCATGCCAACCAGCGGTCCTGCCAGATAATGGCCGAAGTCGAGTACGCGTAGGTGCTCAAGGGGTCGGGCTGTCATCGTGATTCGCTCCTGTTGAAATGCGTTCGACGGAGCTTACCGTCCTCATTGGCCGGCTATATGACATATAATGACAAATATGAAACCTATTCTGCCGTCACCTCCACCTCCCTTGCGCCTCAATATCCTGCTGTTCGACTCCTTTTCGAACATGCTGCTGGCATGTCTTCTTGAGCCGTTACGTGTGGTTCGCGACGATAACAATGTCGATATCGAATGGACGATCCTGACGCATGGTGATGAGCCACTGAAGTCATCCAGCGGCCTATCCATCGCACCAGATATGCCCTTGTCGCAGTCGCTGCCTTGCCATCTGCTCCTGATGATCGGCGGGGATCGCTTCCGTATTGACGCTGTGGATCCGTCGTTACGCCAGAGTCTGAGGCTGGCCCACCGTGCCGAAACGGTGATTGCGGCTGACACCGCGCCTTGGTTGCTGGCAACGTTGGGGTATTTGAGCGGTCGCGAGGCAACGCTCCATTGGCAGCTGCTGGCTGATTTCTCCGACACCTTTCCTGACGTGGCGGCAAGAGAAGAGCGTTACGTGCGTGACGGTCGCTGGGTGACCTGTGGAAGTGCTGCGAGTGCGCTCGATCTTATCCTGGAGGAGATCGATACACGGTTCGGTGCTTCTGCACGGTTCGATGCCGCAGGCATGTTTCTCAATGACTCGTCGCGGAGTCGGATGACCGAGTCTCTGGGCGACGGCATATTGCATTCACATCCCGGTATTCGGCGGGTTGTGAACCTTATGACTGCCCATATCGAGACACCGTTGACGCTGGCACAGTTGTCCGAGTCATGCCAGATGACACCCCGCACCTTGGCGCGTTTGTTCGAGACGGAGATGGGCATGCCACCCGGCCGCTACTATCAATACCTGCGGCTCGCGAAAGCTCGCGATCTGGCCACTCAGACTCGTCTCACACTGGATCAGATTGCATTGCGCTGCGGTTTCTCGTGCGGATCGGCGTTGTCTCGGGCCTTCACCCGAGCACATGGCTTTGGCCTGCGTGAACGCCGTCGACAGGTGCACCAGAGTGAGTAAAGTCTTGACGGACCTTTCCGCCGGCTTCGGTCCAGCCACAATGCTCAGCACGCGAGAACAGCGGCCTGAGGCGAGCTGGTTCGAGAAATGACAGGCACGTCGCTGGCCGAGCCATTTGCCTGGCACCAGATGCGTCATCGTCCGTTGCTGCGCTTCGGGCGTCACCACTTCCCCGAGGCGATCTCCTCGACGGCGGTATGTCGCGGGCCCTTACGGCCAGCCGTTGCGTCAGGCGGGCGTTTGCGGCTTCCAGGTCAAGGTGAGGCTCGCTTTGGAACACCTCCATACCGCCGTATTTGGCCGTCCAGCGATAGACGGGTTGCTCGGCCACGCCATGTAGCCGGGCCAGCTCGGCCGCCTACACCACGCGCTCGTGGGCGTTGAGGATGGTGATGGCCTGCACTCCGGTGTGTCGATTTCGCTTCATCGCGCGACTTCCTGCTATGCGGGTGAACGTAGCGGAAATCTCACGTTGCCGATGTACCGGTTTCTGGGGGAAAGGTCGCCAGTCGATGCGCTCTCGTGTCGGGCCACAGACCGGGCAGCGCAGGCGTCGTACCGAGACATCGAGCTCCATCCCGAAGATCATCAATGGTGCTTCACGGACGCGGCGGCGATGCATGTCTTGCACCAGGAAACAGGTGTGGTCGCAGCCACTGCAGACCGGAGGGACCCAGTCATCCGACTCCAGTCTGAGAATCCGGAAACTCGTGGCGGCTGACGGTGACGCCTTCCCAGAAGAGGCAGAGCGGGGTAGCATCCATGGTAACGGCGGTGTCCGTAAGCTGATATTCGCCAAAACGTCAGCCTACGGACACCGCCGTTTCTCTATCCTGCCCGCGTCGCAAGCCCTGCCTGGTTCACGCTGATCTGCGAAGAACCTTTTTTATTCACTCCCAGCTCAGCGCGTTGCCTCCTGATATTCAGTGACGCTCGCATCGATGTGGGGTGAGGATCAGTCCCAGCTCAGCGCGCAGTCGAGTCAGCCCAGAGGTTCACGCCGCCGTCCACCGCATAGCGGTTGATCTCGGCGAGTTCCTCGTCGGTGAAGTCAGGCCGGTCCAGGGCCCCCACGCAGTCGATGACCTGCTGCGGCCGGCTGGCGCCGATCAGCGCCGAGGTCACCCGGCCGCGGCGCAGCACCCAGGCGATGGCCATTTGGGCCAGCGTCTGGCCGCGACGCTCGGCGATGGCATTCAGCGCCCGCACGCGCTCGAGGTTCTCCGCCGATAGGTGGGCGTCCTGGAGGGTGTCGCCCCGGGCGGCGCGGCTATCCTCGGGGATCCCCTTCAGGTACTTGTCGGTCAGCAGCCCCTGGGCCAGCGGCGAGAAGACGATCGAGCCGGTGCCCAGCTCGTCGAGGGTGTCGAGCAGACCGTCGTCCTCGATCCAGCGGTTGACCATCGAGTAGCTCGGCTGGTGGATCAGGCAGGGCGTGCCCAGCGAGCGCAGGATCTCCACCGCCTCCTGGGTGCGCTGGGCATTATAGGAGGAGATGCCGGCGTACAGGGCCTTGCCCTGGCGCACCGCTTGGTCGAGCGCGCCCATGGTTTCCTCGAGGGGCGTCTCCGGGTCGAAGCGATGGGAGTAGAAGATGTCGACGTAGTCGACGCCCAGCCGCCTCAGGCTCTGGTCCAGGCTCGACAGCAGGTACTTGCGGCTGCCCCATTCCCCGTAGGGCCCGGGCCACATCTCGTAACCCGCCTTGGTAGAGATCACCAGCTCGTCGCGGTGGCCAGCGAAGTCGCTCTTCAGGAGGCGGCCGAACCGCTCCTCGGCGCTGCCCGGGGGCGGCCCGTAGTTGTTGGCAAGGTCGAAGTGGGTGATGCCGTGATCGAAGGCGGTGCGGCAGATCGCTCGGGCATTATCGGCGTCGGCGCTCTCGCCGAAGTTGTGCCAGAGCCCCATAGACAGGGCCGGCAGTTTCAGGCCGCTGCGCCCGCAGCGGTGGTAGCGCATGCGCTCGTAGCGGTGTTCCGAGGGCGTATAGCTCATGTGGTCCGTCCTTTGTCGGTGGCGGTTCTAGGGGGGGGCATCGCCGGATGACCGTCAGTGCCGCCATTATGCCCACCGGCCGGAACGTGGAAAATCGCTGGCGGCGAAATCATTGTTTTCCCTAGCGAACAGTGCCAGCATGGTCGGAAGTTGCAGAGATTATACTGGCGAACAATCGATGAGGCAGGACCACAAGCGGCTTGAAGGCCTGATGCTGTTCAGCGAGGTGGCGACGCACCTCAGCTTTACCCTGGCCGCGGAGCGCCTGGGCATCTCCCGTGGCTACCTGTCGGAGCGCGTCAAGCGGCTCGAGCGCGAGCTCGGGGTGCCGCTGCTGGTGCGCACCACCCGCAACGTGCGGCTCACCGAGGAGGGCGAGCGCACCCGTCGGCGCATGGACGACATCCGTCGCACCCTGCTCGACTTGGAGCGCCACCTCGACCCCGAGCCGGAACGCCTCGCCGGGCCGATCCGCCTCACCGCCCCCAAGCTCTTCACCGAGCGCTACCTGCTGGATATCTGTCACGCCTTCGAGAGCCGCCATCCGGCGGTGCGCTTCGTCATCGACTGCAGCTACACCAGCCACGACCTGACGCTGGCCAACTTCGACCTGGCCTTCCGCGCCACCCGCACCCCGCCCGAGAACATGGTGGCCCGGCCCCTGCTGCACTATCGCCACTGCTACTGCGCCTCGCCCGATTACCTCGAGGCCCACGGCCGCCCCGAAACTCCGGCGGACTTGGCCCGGCACCGCTGCCTGCCCTGGCTCGGCCTAGACCGCTGGGACTTTGCCTCCGGCGACATCGAGGTCCAGGGGCCCCTGACCCTCAACGACCACGAGCTGCTCAAGCGCGAATGCCTCAAGGGGCGCGGCATCGTCTGCGTCGCCGAGTACCTGGTCGACCGGGAGCTGCGGGACGGCCTACTGGAGCGGGTGCTGGTGGAGGAGACTGTTGGCGAGCAGACGATCCACGTGATTCATCCGCCGGCGGTGCAGCAGTCCGAGCGGTTGAGGGCCTTCCTACAGTTTGCGTGGAGCAGTTTTATCTGAATGCTGAGTCGGCCGCCGGTAGCTGTCGGGTCCTGGGTGATGGCTTGTCACCCGTCGAGTACGAACGGCGTTATACCCAGAGCCTGATGGGTGCCTAGAAGACCCGGGGCGATTCAGGTCTTCATGGTTAGGTGCCCACTTAGGAATAGATGGGCACCTAACGTCACAGAGCCCGAGCCTTGATGGTAGATGGGTTCTCCGGCCCGTTACGTTCTTCGGAGGCGATCAGCGTCATGCCTTGCGTCACCTATGGCCTTGCGGCATGGGCAATACTAGAAACGCCGACGTGTCGGACAGAACCTGGGGAAGTGCGGGGGGCTGTCCATATCGAGAGCAAGGACTATCAGCACCAGTTTGGTGCGTCAGGCCTGGATGCGGGGGCTATTTGGTGCGCTTTCAAGCGGGTGAGCAAGGAGGAGAAGCAACAAGGCCCGCGATTGTTCTTGGTTAAGGCCTTGATAATAGTGTTTTTTCTTTTTTTTGGTTCGACTTTCGCATAAGGCAAGATGAATGGCCGCATGGCTGCGGCCTTCAAACGTGAGCTGGCGTGCTCCAACTGGTCCCCTTCGGGGGACCTTTTTTATGTCTGTGTTGTGAGGGTCATGGTGATCGTTCAGAACGCTGCCGGCAACGAGACGTTAGTGGTAGACACACCTCGTCGCCGATCTCCGCCTCCTGATGGGGAAGCACTCGCCCGAGACTTTTCGCCATGAGCCGGGTGGTATCCTGGCCGATGCTGAAGGACGAGCAGAGATTCAGCCCTGAGGATCAGGCGGGGAGAATATAGGCGCCCTGGGCGATCGCGCAGGGCGCGCTTTCATTGTCATCCATCCAGATCGACACGCTGCCGATCAGTGTCCTGCCGCCGCCCTTGTTGAGATCGGCCCGGGCCCGAATCCGTTGCCCAACCGCCGGCGTCAGGTAGCGAATCGCCAGGTCCGAGGTCAACGCCATGGGCTGCGGTGTGTCGCGCCCCGCAGAGGCCAGGAACCAGAGGGCGGCGTCCGCGGCGGCGAACAGGGCAGGACCGCACACATAGCCACCGGGACGCACATCGTCATGGCGGACCTCGACGGTGGCGATGGCGTGGCTCTCGTCGAGTCGCTCACAGGTGACCTTACAGCTTGGCCAGTGCTCGGCCAGCATGGCGTTGATATCGTTGGCGCTGATCATGGGAAATGTCCTTATTCGATGGGGGAGGCCCGAGTCTGATCGAGTGGCTCACTCGGTGCGAGCGCGCTATCACCCAGCAAGCCTGGCTGTGCCTGGGGGCTTTTCGCGTGTCGGGGATTGAGGAGCTCCCTGCTCGAGGAGCCACTCTCGGCAGCATGCCTCTCTGCTCAATGAGCTTGATCGGTCTGCTCGGCGGCCACCTGCTTCAGCACTTCCTGGTAATTGTCCACGCCCTGGGCGCCAGTGACCAGATAGCGATGGTTGAACACCATGGCCGGCACGCCGCTGATGCCCTGGCGGCGCCAGTAGGCCTGACGCTCTCGCACGCTGTCCGCCCTGTCCCCGGCTTCCAGCATGGCCGTGACCGTCGCTTTGTCGTGACCGAGGCCAGTGGCAATGTCCGCCAGGACCTCAATGCGATGCAGGTCCCTGCGCTCGGTGAAGAAGGCGCTGAAGAGGGCCAGCTTCATGCGATGCCCCGCATCGTGGCCTTGCTGTTCGGCCCAGTCGATCAGCTGGTGGGCGCGAAAGGTGTTCACCATGCGCATATCGTCGGTGTAGTGGAAGGTGAAGCCCAGCTCGGCCCCCATGGCGGTGAGCTTTTCCCGGGCCTGGCGCCGATGATGACCCGATCCGAGCTTAGATAGCCTGTCAGGTGGTCCAAGGAATGGGGTCCACTTCACAGAACGGACCTGGAAATGAGTCACTCTCGTCAGTCCTCATGACGACATCAGTTGGGCACGAAACACTGCGATATTGGTCACCAGACCAGGTAGCAGGTATTGGAACAGCCGAGTGACCTCGAGCACTTCCTCATGGCTGGCATCCTGGACTGCCGCTGCCGTGAGCTGCTGGGGTAGCAGCTGATTGGGGTTGGGAAGCTCGGCGACCAAGTCGAGGGCGGTCACGTGAATGTCCTGGGTGATCGCCCGATACGACTCGCTATCGATACGAGGGGCGAGGTCGTGCCAGGCGCGAGTGAAGTAGCCGGGCCATCGCGCCAGGGCGCGATAGTCCGTGTTGACGAAGGGCAGTCCGAGCGTCGTCCGGATCTGCCGGTACAACGCCTTATGCTCACTGTTGCCGTGATGGGGTTCCATCAGGATGAGGCTTCCCGCCTTCGCCGGGGGCGCTGTCGAGGCGGGCGTCACCTCGGTCGCCGTGGAGAGTGGCAGGCCTTCCATCAAGGTTCGCGCTTGGCTGGCGATCAGCAGGTAGGGCATGTTGCCGTGGGAGAACACCTCGATGAGCCGGCGAATCTCCTCAAGCTCTCGATGCGAGTATCCTTCCTCGAGGAGGTCGGCGACGAGGGACCCGGGGGCCAGGTGGCTGGCATGGTGCTCTACCCGGGCGCGGAGTCGCTGACAGGCCTCGATGAATTGCCGCGACTCATAGAGAGGGCGCAGGCCCTGCCAGAGCGCGGCATAGAAGCGTGGATAGTGAGCCAACGCCATGGTGACGACGCCCATCCAGGGCACCTGGAGTATGCGCTTGGTGTCTTCATAGGTGGCCCGCAATGGCCCATCCGCCTCTCTCTCTGCCACAGGGTGGATGGTGGGAAGCGGGTCGGGAAGTCGTCGCGGCAGCATCGCGGCCGCGCGGGTGGATCCCCTGGTCGTCATGTCGTTGGATGGCGTCTTCATGCGGCACCTCGGTGACCAATCGTTAGCGCGTCGAGTAACTGCGCGTGGCTTTCTGCCACGATATCGGGCGCGGTGGGCAGTGGCGGGGGCGTGTCCGGGCCCCACTCCTCTGGGCGATGAAGATACGCCGTCTTGAAGCCGACGGCCCGTGCCGCGTCCAGATCGTATTCGTGGCAGGCCACCATGCAGCACTGCTCGGGTTGCAGCTGCAGGTACTCGGCGACCGTCAGATAGGCCTGGGGCAGGAGCTTGTACTTGCCGAGGCCCTCACAGGAGAACACCGCATCCCAATTGAGGCGATTGTGCTTCGCCGTATCCAGGATCATGCGATAGCTGAGGATGGAAAACGAGGCGACCATGAAGTTGCCACGCAGTGCCTCCAGCATCTCGTCGAAGCCCGTCCAGCATTCGAACGCATGCGGGGCATCGTAGGCGATGTGGTGTCGATCCGCGTCGCTGAAGCACCCAAGACCGGCCTCGTCGAGCAAGGCATCCAGCACCTCGCGGTGCACCCCATCCATGTTCTGGCTCGGCGGATGCTGCTCTCCGGCATTCAGCATCCTCTGCATGGAGCGGCGGCGTAGCTCGTTGGTCAGGGACGACCAGTCGCGCTCGACGCCGTGGCGCATCCCCACTCGATGAAACGCCCCTTTGAAGCCTCGGTGCCAATCGAGGACCGTGCCTCCCGTATCGAAGGTAAGGGCTTGGACGTCCGCTAGGCTCATGACGTCTCCTTGCGTGTCGTGGTGGAAGGGAGATCTTCAAGATCTGGCTGAAGGGCCTGAGCGCTGTCAGGCCCTGGACGGCTCAGGCTTGGCTGGCCTCCCTCTCGTGGACGGAGCCTGCCGGCGAGTCGCTGTACTGGCTGAGAATGACGTCGTCCAACACCAGCCCGTCGTCCCGGGACAGCCTGACCAGCTGCTTCTTCAGCCAGCCGCGGCTCGCCTCTGGGTAGTCGGAGCGGGTATGAGTGCCGCGGGTCTCCGTGCGCCTCAGCATACTTTGCCGCATGGCCTCGGACAGCATGAGCACCCGCTTCACGCGCAGGATGGCCGCGTATTCATCGAGGCTCTGCCAGCCAAAGCCATCGACCTCGCGCTGCAGCGCCGCGATGTCGTCGCGCGCTGCCTGCAGCAGCGCTGCCGACCGGAAGGGTCCCAGGGCGTGCTGGTTGATGCGGCGAATGCGATCAAGCGCCTCGTCCACCCTCGCCGGCGTACCGGCGCTTGTCGTGACCGGTTCATCCTCCCGCGCGAGGCTGGCGAGCGTTCTGGGACGAAGGTGGTGAGCGGCGTGGCGTCCGCTGATGCGTCCGTAGGTGATGGCCTCCACCAGGGCGGTGCCGCCATGGCGGTTGGCACCGTGGATCCCGCCGGCCACCTCGCCGCAGGCGTAGATACCGGGCAGTCGCGTCTGGCCGTTGATATCCACCTGAATGCCGCCGATGGTGTAGTGCGAGGAGGGCGCGACCCCGATGGCACGCTGACGGAAGTCGGGGATGTATTTCGAGAGGAAGGTGGCGGTGAGCGAGTCGGGGGCCCATTCCTCTTCGCGAGTGTGGCGAAAGTCGACGTAGACCTTCTGCCCTCTGACGATTTCGGACTGCATGATGAAGCTCAACTGGTCCCAGTTGTGCAGGGCGCCGAGGGTGGTGGAACCGCCGATGTGCTTCTCGATCAGGTCTTCGCCATCCGAGTTGATAAGCACCGCGGTTTCCGGGTAGTCCGGGTACATGAAAATGGCCGGCACCCCCTCCTCGCACACGGCCAGCGGATAGAACTGGATGAACTCCATGTCGACCAGGCTGGCGCCCGCCTCCAGCGCCATGGCCTGGCCGTCACCGAGCAGGTTCCGAGGCGTATCGGTGAAGTCGTAGACCCCCTGCATGCCGCCAGTGGCGATGATGACTGCGCGGGCGGCAATCTTGACCGCCTTGCCATCGATGATGGCCCAGGCGCTGGGGCCTTCTGCCGACAGACTCAGGGCGCTGCCTCGCAAGCGCTGGACATCCGTCTTCCTGATGGCCTTGCGGAGCTGCGAGAAGAGCGCGGTGCCGTGGGTGGAGGAAAATTCCATCATCAGCCCGGTCATATCGTTGGCACCGTCCGCGCCGTAATCCTCATTCAGCATGTCCTTGCCACGGCGCCCGGTGGACCGTTTCACGCGATAGCCCCGCGGGGCCTTGTCTACGGGGATCTCGTAGCTCTCGATGGTCTCGGCCATTTCCAGCGGCCCTTCACGCACGAGTCGCTCCAGCAGGGGCATGTCACACAGGCCCTTGCCGGTGGTATGGGCCATGGCCTCGAGGATGTCATCCTGAGAAATGTCCTCATGGGCCGCGTAGGTCACGAATCCGGTCGAGATCGCCGTCGAGGAGGCCTGGCCGCTGTACAGCAGGGTGACCTGCGCACCCTGTTCATGGGCGGCGAGAGCGGCGGTAAGGCCTGCCGCGCCTTCTCCGATGACCAGCACGTCGGTTTCGATAACGTCTTGCATGGCGTAGTCCTCGCTGAGGGGGTTGTCGATGTTGTTGCCTCGATTAGACATAGCAAGTGGCATGCCAATACTGATATTCGATTAAAAACAATAAGTTGATGGTGAGAGTGGCGGTGCTCCACACCCTGCCGGGTAGGAAATGACCTCGCGATGGGGTCATTTATGGACCGGTAAGCCGTGGCCAGGGTGATCAACAAAAAACCGCATGGCCAGGCCATGCGGTTCGAAGGACTTGCGCCGATCAGGCGTCATGTATTGTCGAGGGAGGACTCCTTCAGCGGCATCGCCATATCGCCGCATTTCTCTGCACTCGGTTTGCGACGGCGTTCCAGCAGCAGGTAGAGCACCACTCCGGC includes the following:
- a CDS encoding FAD-dependent oxidoreductase, translated to MQDVIETDVLVIGEGAAGLTAALAAHEQGAQVTLLYSGQASSTAISTGFVTYAAHEDISQDDILEAMAHTTGKGLCDMPLLERLVREGPLEMAETIESYEIPVDKAPRGYRVKRSTGRRGKDMLNEDYGADGANDMTGLMMEFSSTHGTALFSQLRKAIRKTDVQRLRGSALSLSAEGPSAWAIIDGKAVKIAARAVIIATGGMQGVYDFTDTPRNLLGDGQAMALEAGASLVDMEFIQFYPLAVCEEGVPAIFMYPDYPETAVLINSDGEDLIEKHIGGSTTLGALHNWDQLSFIMQSEIVRGQKVYVDFRHTREEEWAPDSLTATFLSKYIPDFRQRAIGVAPSSHYTIGGIQVDINGQTRLPGIYACGEVAGGIHGANRHGGTALVEAITYGRISGRHAAHHLRPRTLASLAREDEPVTTSAGTPARVDEALDRIRRINQHALGPFRSAALLQAARDDIAALQREVDGFGWQSLDEYAAILRVKRVLMLSEAMRQSMLRRTETRGTHTRSDYPEASRGWLKKQLVRLSRDDGLVLDDVILSQYSDSPAGSVHEREASQA